The Candidatus Binataceae bacterium genome has a segment encoding these proteins:
- a CDS encoding IS110 family transposase translates to MADAKRFVGIDVAKAQLDVALGPKGERFAVANDERGISALLKLLEPADLMIIEATGGLEVPVASALATAGIGVAVVNPRQVRDFARATGRLAKTDALDAQVLVRFGEAVKRQVRALPDAQAQALEALVNRRRQLVEMLTAEKNRRANSPKVIHKSIDEHIRWLEKRLAGFDDELAGLVRETPIWRERDELLRSVPGVGKVLSTTLLAHLPELGALNRKQIAALAGLAPFSRDSGGLRGSRCIWGGRAQVRRVLYMAAVSAVRSNPVIKNFYAQLRARGKYPKSALTACMRKLLVILNSMLQNKTHWHATALMSSTSALSPLLSAVSEHGCC, encoded by the coding sequence ATGGCGGATGCAAAACGGTTTGTCGGGATCGACGTGGCCAAGGCGCAGTTGGACGTGGCGCTGGGGCCTAAGGGAGAGCGCTTTGCGGTGGCCAACGACGAGCGCGGAATCAGCGCGTTGCTTAAGCTACTTGAACCCGCTGACTTAATGATTATCGAAGCGACCGGCGGTCTGGAGGTGCCCGTCGCCAGCGCGCTGGCGACGGCGGGAATCGGGGTGGCCGTGGTCAATCCACGCCAGGTGCGCGACTTCGCGCGTGCCACGGGGCGGCTGGCCAAGACCGACGCGCTCGACGCACAAGTGCTGGTGCGCTTTGGCGAGGCGGTTAAACGCCAGGTACGAGCGTTGCCGGACGCGCAGGCCCAGGCGCTCGAAGCTCTGGTCAACCGCCGGCGCCAACTGGTTGAGATGCTTACGGCGGAAAAGAACCGCCGGGCCAACTCGCCCAAGGTGATCCATAAAAGCATCGATGAGCACATCCGCTGGCTGGAAAAGAGGCTTGCCGGGTTCGACGACGAACTCGCCGGCCTGGTCCGCGAGACCCCCATCTGGCGCGAGCGCGACGAGTTGCTCCGCTCGGTGCCCGGAGTCGGCAAGGTGCTCTCGACCACCCTCCTCGCGCACTTGCCCGAGCTGGGCGCACTTAATCGCAAACAAATCGCCGCGCTGGCCGGACTGGCGCCCTTTAGCCGCGACAGCGGTGGCCTGCGCGGCAGCCGTTGTATCTGGGGCGGACGCGCCCAGGTCCGGCGCGTCCTGTACATGGCCGCGGTCTCCGCCGTTCGTTCCAATCCAGTCATCAAGAATTTTTACGCCCAGTTGCGGGCACGCGGTAAATACCCTAAATCGGCTCTCACCGCCTGCATGCGCAAGCTACTCGTGATTCTCAACTCCATGCTGCAAAACAAAACTCACTGGCACGCCACCGCGCTCATGTCCTCTACCTCAGCCCTTTCACCCCTCTTGAGCGCGGTTTCTGAACACGGTTGCTGCTAG